From the genome of Halobellus litoreus, one region includes:
- a CDS encoding Lrp/AsnC family transcriptional regulator codes for MEAKRELLDLLLSDARQSTEDIARQLGVDAATVEALVDELESEGAVRGYQAVVDWDSVDEGHVRAEVELNVELDRETGYEEIARRIAKFPEVSSLRLISGSYDFAVDVEGESMHDVSNFVSEQIAPIPEVTQTVTHFVMRTYKERGVYFGDGDDDDRLAISP; via the coding sequence ATGGAAGCGAAGCGGGAACTGCTCGACCTGTTGCTGAGTGACGCTCGACAGAGCACCGAGGACATCGCGCGACAACTCGGTGTGGACGCAGCAACGGTCGAGGCACTGGTCGACGAACTGGAGTCCGAGGGCGCGGTCCGCGGCTACCAGGCCGTCGTCGACTGGGACAGCGTGGACGAGGGACACGTCCGCGCGGAGGTCGAGTTGAACGTCGAACTCGACCGCGAGACCGGGTACGAGGAGATCGCGCGACGCATCGCGAAGTTCCCGGAGGTCTCGTCGCTGCGGCTCATCTCCGGGAGCTACGACTTCGCCGTCGACGTCGAGGGCGAGTCGATGCACGACGTCTCGAACTTCGTCTCCGAGCAGATCGCGCCCATCCCGGAAGTCACGCAGACGGTGACCCACTTCGTGATGCGGACGTACAAAGAGCGCGGCGTCTACTTCGGCGACGGCGACGACGACGACCGCCTCGCCATCTCGCCATGA
- a CDS encoding DUF7503 family protein, which translates to MSENDTNAVAQYLSEHPRAMGVLFTALLLLSQAGAVAAGNHGAISGP; encoded by the coding sequence ATGTCCGAAAATGACACCAACGCGGTCGCACAGTACCTCTCCGAACACCCCCGCGCGATGGGCGTCCTCTTCACCGCGCTGCTCCTGCTCTCGCAGGCTGGCGCAGTCGCGGCTGGCAACCACGGCGCGATTTCGGGTCCCTAA
- a CDS encoding DUF58 domain-containing protein, translated as MPIEPSFFDELARLERSLRQRTDSRKQGQQQSPNVGEGLTFSDYRRYTPGDDVRLIDWRVYARTDEYFIKQYEAERNLTVHVLLDTSASMDFGDGRANKFEFAARVGLAFAYLAAAGHDSFRFSTIGSDVDRLDRSQSTRGELLRLLDSVNATDPDGRTDFVESLSSYARTIRSRSLVVVVSDFLEDPDAIEDGLAALGDTDVLLVHVVAPEERDPDVVGDTVFEDPETGVTQRAYFAGSTAESYRERLSAHVDEVEARARRYRAEHVVVDTGADFFDAFAAVWATRDAAGSRTTRNR; from the coding sequence ATGCCGATCGAGCCCTCCTTCTTCGACGAACTGGCCCGCCTGGAGCGGTCGCTCCGGCAGCGGACCGACTCGCGGAAGCAGGGCCAACAGCAGTCGCCGAACGTCGGCGAGGGGCTGACGTTCAGCGACTACCGGCGGTACACCCCGGGCGACGACGTCCGGCTGATCGACTGGCGCGTCTACGCCCGGACGGACGAGTACTTCATCAAGCAGTACGAGGCCGAGCGGAACCTCACGGTGCACGTCCTCCTCGACACCTCGGCGTCGATGGACTTCGGCGACGGACGTGCAAACAAGTTCGAGTTCGCCGCGCGGGTCGGCCTCGCGTTCGCATACCTCGCGGCCGCGGGGCACGACTCCTTCCGCTTTTCCACGATCGGAAGCGACGTCGACCGGCTGGATCGCAGTCAGTCGACGCGCGGGGAACTGCTTCGACTCCTCGATTCGGTGAACGCGACCGACCCCGACGGGCGGACGGACTTCGTCGAGTCGCTCTCGTCGTACGCCCGGACGATCCGCTCGCGCTCGCTCGTCGTCGTCGTGAGCGACTTCCTGGAGGATCCCGACGCGATCGAGGACGGACTCGCCGCCCTCGGCGACACCGACGTCCTGCTGGTTCACGTCGTCGCGCCCGAGGAGCGCGATCCCGACGTCGTCGGCGACACCGTCTTCGAAGACCCCGAAACGGGGGTGACGCAGCGGGCGTACTTCGCGGGGTCGACCGCCGAATCGTACCGAGAGCGACTCTCCGCCCACGTCGACGAGGTCGAAGCACGTGCGCGCCGGTACCGCGCCGAGCACGTCGTCGTCGACACCGGTGCGGACTTCTTCGACGCGTTCGCCGCGGTGTGGGCGACGCGAGACGCGGCGGGCTCTCGGACGACCCGAAACCGCTGA
- a CDS encoding DUF7502 family protein, which produces MSDRDPNDDHRFDADPGFPVGDAAPDASDDRTASDVDGAASDADEDTNEEAADPPGSTARIRAALDEVRTEVRKAAVVHAAVDAAFLALLANLAFALVEPSALAVGVSLPGAVVAALRAVPVVGEFAPRAVDATSLLAVALGVVAFAGEYALRLRRPLVEQFESANPQIREALRTARDAVDHDADTEMARRLYADVVETLGRTSTLELVEKRRVAVTVVLVVVVSLASVQVAVVDPNLAGLLGNGDGGPTVERPDEDDELRDGDAILGDPEDVQAGDEFENISVPGTGEGEGDAQTGPGDGFGGGGGSGEFDSQQAGFAGEERIEDAELVREYNLRIRELDDERNSDGPNEDA; this is translated from the coding sequence ATGTCTGACCGGGACCCGAACGACGACCACCGGTTCGACGCAGACCCGGGCTTTCCGGTCGGGGACGCGGCACCCGATGCGAGCGACGACCGAACCGCGAGCGACGTCGATGGAGCTGCGAGCGACGCTGACGAGGACACGAACGAGGAGGCGGCGGACCCCCCGGGGTCGACGGCGCGGATCCGTGCCGCCCTCGACGAGGTGCGCACGGAGGTTCGGAAGGCCGCCGTCGTCCACGCCGCCGTCGACGCCGCGTTCCTCGCGCTTCTCGCGAATCTCGCGTTCGCCCTCGTGGAGCCGTCGGCGCTCGCCGTCGGCGTCAGCCTTCCGGGCGCTGTCGTCGCGGCGCTCCGCGCCGTGCCCGTCGTCGGCGAGTTCGCTCCCCGAGCGGTCGACGCCACGTCGCTGCTCGCCGTTGCGCTCGGCGTCGTCGCCTTCGCCGGGGAGTACGCCCTCCGGCTCCGACGCCCGCTCGTCGAGCAGTTCGAGTCGGCGAACCCCCAGATACGGGAGGCGTTGCGTACCGCCCGCGACGCGGTCGATCACGACGCCGACACCGAGATGGCCCGCCGGCTCTACGCGGACGTCGTCGAGACGCTCGGGCGGACGTCGACGCTCGAACTCGTCGAAAAGCGCCGCGTCGCGGTGACGGTCGTCCTCGTCGTCGTCGTGAGCCTCGCGAGCGTCCAGGTCGCCGTCGTCGACCCCAACCTCGCGGGACTCTTGGGGAACGGGGACGGCGGCCCGACCGTCGAGCGGCCCGACGAGGACGACGAACTGCGCGACGGCGACGCGATCCTCGGTGACCCCGAAGACGTCCAAGCGGGCGACGAGTTCGAGAACATCTCGGTCCCGGGGACCGGCGAGGGAGAGGGCGACGCCCAGACCGGGCCGGGTGACGGCTTCGGCGGCGGGGGCGGCAGCGGCGAGTTCGACAGCCAGCAGGCCGGCTTCGCCGGCGAGGAGCGGATCGAAGACGCCGAACTCGTCCGGGAGTACAACCTTCGGATCAGGGAACTCGACGACGAGCGCAACTCGGACGGACCGAACGAGGACGCCTAA
- a CDS encoding DUF7504 family protein yields MHAGGGTDEATVGATVGVATALDDLKSRGSALLIVGSVPQDVYGRVSACLLGENGDEDRRRLVVKRGPEADSRFDRIESWTPEWTRIFSYDVDARSATDAAGATGAGSSFDPDGPDAPSSPTAPSPIESDAGPFDAYSRRQGPEDVTVTIRGSIAELGVEIGTAIREFDAVAGGLDPAELRVALDCVAPLLSEYDRRTVFRFLHVLANDIRSVGGMGHVRVPEPLESEIVRLLAPLFDAVVELRLDGREPQQRWHLRDADLSSEWLPIESRA; encoded by the coding sequence ATGCACGCAGGTGGCGGTACCGACGAGGCGACCGTCGGTGCCACTGTGGGCGTCGCGACCGCCCTCGACGATCTGAAATCCCGCGGCAGCGCGCTCCTGATCGTCGGATCGGTGCCGCAAGACGTTTACGGCCGGGTCTCGGCGTGCCTCCTCGGCGAAAACGGCGACGAGGACCGCCGTCGGCTCGTGGTCAAACGAGGGCCGGAAGCGGATAGCCGGTTCGACCGCATCGAAAGCTGGACCCCGGAGTGGACTCGGATCTTCAGTTACGACGTCGACGCCCGATCCGCGACAGACGCGGCGGGAGCCACGGGTGCGGGATCGAGTTTCGACCCCGACGGCCCGGACGCCCCCTCCTCGCCGACCGCACCGTCACCGATCGAATCCGATGCGGGCCCGTTCGACGCCTACAGCCGAAGACAGGGCCCGGAGGACGTCACGGTCACGATCCGGGGGTCGATCGCCGAACTCGGCGTCGAAATCGGGACCGCGATCCGGGAGTTCGACGCCGTCGCGGGCGGTCTCGATCCCGCCGAGTTGCGCGTTGCCCTGGACTGCGTGGCACCGCTGCTCTCGGAGTACGACAGGCGGACGGTGTTTCGCTTCCTCCACGTCCTCGCGAACGACATCAGATCGGTCGGCGGGATGGGCCACGTCAGAGTGCCCGAGCCGCTCGAATCGGAGATAGTGCGCCTCCTCGCGCCGCTTTTCGACGCGGTCGTCGAACTGCGACTCGACGGCAGAGAGCCACAGCAGCGCTGGCATCTCCGCGACGCCGACCTCTCCTCGGAGTGGCTCCCGATCGAAAGCCGAGCATAA
- a CDS encoding pyridoxal phosphate-dependent aminotransferase codes for MTGLTDRLSQRARETPPSGIRRFFELAEEMDDIVSLGVGEPDFSAPWAARAAAIDSLERGRTSYTANRGRRDLRERIAEHVTRYGLSYDPDEEILVSTGASEAVDLAMRALVDTGDAVAVPQPSYISYGPTVTFSGGEVVPVETHAENEFVLTYEDLERAGAADASVLVLCYPNNPTGAVMTREELSAVAEFAREHDLFVLSDEIYAALRYEDEHVSIATLPGMRERTVVFNGFSKAYAMTGMRLGYALGPSEVIDAMNRIHQYTMLSAPTTAQFAAIEALESCDGAVEEMRTEFDRRRKFVISRFNEIGMDCFEAEGAFYVFPKCPPGWEDDEAFAEALIREERVALVPGRVFGEGGRGHLRVSYASGMGELKEALNRIESFVADH; via the coding sequence ATGACCGGGTTGACCGACCGGCTCTCACAGCGGGCCAGAGAGACTCCGCCGTCGGGAATCCGGCGGTTCTTCGAACTCGCCGAGGAGATGGACGACATCGTCTCGCTCGGCGTCGGCGAACCCGACTTCTCCGCGCCGTGGGCCGCCCGCGCGGCGGCGATCGACTCCCTGGAGCGGGGCCGGACGTCCTACACCGCCAACCGGGGGCGGCGCGACCTCCGGGAACGGATCGCAGAGCACGTGACGCGCTACGGCCTCTCGTACGACCCCGACGAGGAGATCCTCGTCAGTACGGGCGCGAGCGAGGCGGTCGACCTCGCGATGCGGGCGCTCGTCGACACCGGCGACGCCGTCGCCGTCCCGCAGCCGTCGTACATCTCGTACGGACCGACCGTGACGTTCTCGGGCGGAGAGGTCGTCCCGGTCGAGACGCACGCCGAGAACGAGTTCGTCCTCACTTACGAGGACCTCGAACGCGCGGGGGCCGCGGACGCGTCCGTCCTCGTGCTGTGTTACCCGAACAACCCCACGGGCGCGGTGATGACGCGCGAGGAACTCTCGGCGGTCGCCGAATTCGCCCGCGAGCACGACCTCTTCGTCCTCTCCGACGAGATCTACGCGGCGCTCCGCTACGAGGACGAGCACGTCTCGATCGCGACGCTCCCGGGGATGCGCGAGCGGACCGTCGTGTTCAACGGGTTCTCGAAGGCCTACGCGATGACGGGGATGCGTCTGGGCTACGCCCTCGGCCCGTCGGAAGTGATCGACGCGATGAACCGGATTCACCAGTACACGATGCTGTCGGCGCCGACCACGGCGCAGTTCGCGGCGATAGAGGCCCTCGAATCCTGTGACGGCGCGGTCGAGGAGATGCGCACCGAGTTCGACCGCCGCCGCAAGTTCGTCATCTCGCGGTTCAACGAGATCGGCATGGACTGCTTCGAGGCTGAGGGCGCGTTCTACGTCTTCCCGAAGTGTCCACCCGGTTGGGAGGACGACGAGGCGTTCGCGGAGGCGCTCATCCGCGAGGAGCGCGTCGCGCTCGTCCCGGGCCGCGTCTTCGGCGAGGGTGGCCGGGGTCACCTCCGCGTCTCCTACGCGTCCGGGATGGGCGAACTGAAGGAGGCGCTGAACCGGATCGAGTCCTTCGTGGCCGACCACTGA
- a CDS encoding AAA family ATPase, with protein sequence MNGTNEEIDRIQRRLAALREEVGKRIVGQSDVVEQLLVCLLCDGNALIESNPGLGKTTLVRTVAEATDLSFSRIQNTPDLMPADITGTEIIREVGGEREFVFERGPVFANLVLADEINRATPKTQAALLEAMQEKQVTTAGETRELPRPFFVLATQNPIDQEGTYPLPEAQTDRFLLKILVDYPARDEEREIVDRYTTGAPDPTVDRVLSRDGLQRAQQLTRQVPIADDVRDDVIDLVRATRTADDVEFGASPRASMGLVLAAKARAFLDGRAHVSWEDVEAMAHPVLRHRLIVDFRAEREGVTPDDAVSALL encoded by the coding sequence ATGAACGGAACGAACGAGGAGATCGACCGGATACAGCGCAGACTCGCCGCCCTCCGCGAGGAGGTCGGGAAGCGAATCGTCGGGCAGTCCGACGTCGTCGAACAGCTCCTCGTCTGTCTGCTCTGCGACGGCAACGCCCTCATCGAGAGCAACCCCGGGCTCGGGAAGACGACGCTGGTCAGGACGGTCGCGGAGGCGACGGATCTGTCCTTCTCGCGGATCCAGAACACGCCGGATCTGATGCCCGCGGACATCACCGGGACGGAGATCATCCGGGAAGTGGGAGGCGAACGGGAGTTCGTCTTCGAGCGCGGGCCGGTGTTCGCGAACCTCGTCCTCGCCGACGAGATCAACCGGGCGACGCCGAAGACGCAGGCCGCCCTCCTGGAAGCGATGCAGGAGAAGCAGGTGACGACCGCGGGCGAGACGCGGGAGTTGCCGCGGCCCTTCTTCGTCCTCGCGACGCAGAACCCGATCGACCAGGAGGGGACCTACCCCCTCCCCGAGGCCCAGACCGACCGCTTCCTCCTCAAGATCCTCGTCGACTACCCCGCTCGCGACGAGGAACGGGAGATCGTCGACCGGTACACGACGGGCGCGCCCGATCCCACCGTCGATCGCGTGCTCTCCCGCGACGGCCTGCAGCGAGCCCAGCAGTTGACCCGACAGGTGCCGATCGCCGACGACGTCCGCGACGACGTGATCGACCTGGTCCGGGCGACACGGACGGCCGATGACGTCGAGTTCGGTGCGAGCCCTCGGGCCAGTATGGGCCTCGTCCTCGCGGCGAAGGCCCGCGCGTTCCTCGACGGCCGCGCGCACGTCTCTTGGGAGGACGTCGAGGCGATGGCCCACCCGGTGCTCAGACACCGGCTCATCGTCGACTTCCGGGCCGAGCGCGAGGGCGTGACGCCGGACGACGCCGTCTCGGCGCTGCTGTGA
- a CDS encoding vWA domain-containing protein: MLNAFVSSLSVYSSLLSISVELSESFSVGFERPLFFLLLPIAAVALWALVFRGASGMASDRSRRWFLAARVVVVALVVLSAAGPYTVQSQMTTGEPSVTLLVDESDSTAVTPDAADRIAETIEGEGVAVRRVPVGTNDSSPVGDAVAANLQEDGNLVLLSDGRVTGGQSLQEAAALARSVNATVSVVSPEPRTAERYVTVVGPEKVSLGVENRFAARVDGVGPNTSATLTVSVDSEQVLERSSAEAPTTAAFNHTFESTGSHTITAEIDANDRFEANDVFRKTVRVVEQPEILYVSPGEYPFRDYLGELYDVETAAEVPEDLSPYYAVVVQDAPAESVGNVDRLQQFVIEGGGLFVVGGPNAFESGGYEGSNLASMLPVTTGEGQARATNIVLAVDVSGSAREGMAIQKSAALSVLEQLGDENDVGIVGFNYQAYRVADVEPLSENRGELADKIRRLRAGGATDIAAGVRGSGELLGERPGTVILVSDGHDSPDEAAGVAAQLSERGVRVVTVGAGERVNERTLQTIAGAGSGSYFRATETTRLGILFGGSGAAGASELIVLDRRSFVTSGVTLTSSPAAFNDVAVRPGADFLVAGGNGQPALATWRYGLGRVATLTAHGADGTLDGLLREPDSLLLTRTTNYAVGDPERKATGVTGIPDTRVGESTTVTYRGSERPETEGATFRRVGEETFQATVTPEERGYYEVLGATYAANYPREYAAFGPDPALETLVEDTGGREFTAAQGADIARFASQRARGVQPVETDWTWLFLLTGLLVFTAEVSYRRLQVRRRTTTADGGLP, from the coding sequence ATGTTGAACGCGTTCGTATCGTCGCTATCGGTTTACTCTTCCCTCCTCTCGATCTCCGTCGAACTCTCCGAGTCGTTCTCGGTCGGTTTCGAGCGACCGCTGTTCTTCCTCCTGTTGCCGATTGCCGCCGTGGCGCTCTGGGCGCTCGTCTTCCGCGGCGCGTCGGGGATGGCGTCGGACCGTTCGAGACGCTGGTTCCTGGCCGCGCGCGTCGTCGTCGTCGCGCTCGTCGTCCTCTCGGCGGCCGGTCCCTACACCGTCCAATCGCAGATGACGACCGGCGAGCCGAGCGTGACGCTGCTCGTCGACGAGTCCGACAGCACGGCCGTCACGCCGGACGCCGCGGATCGAATCGCCGAGACGATCGAGGGCGAGGGCGTCGCGGTCCGGCGGGTCCCGGTCGGAACCAACGACTCCTCACCCGTCGGCGACGCCGTCGCGGCGAACCTTCAGGAGGACGGCAATCTCGTGCTCCTCAGCGACGGACGCGTGACCGGCGGCCAGTCGCTTCAGGAGGCGGCGGCGCTCGCGCGCTCGGTCAACGCGACGGTCTCCGTCGTCTCGCCGGAACCGCGGACCGCGGAGCGATACGTCACCGTCGTCGGCCCGGAGAAGGTGAGCCTCGGCGTCGAGAACCGCTTCGCGGCCCGCGTCGACGGCGTCGGGCCGAACACGTCCGCGACGCTCACCGTGAGCGTCGACAGCGAACAGGTGCTCGAACGGTCCTCGGCGGAGGCGCCGACGACCGCGGCGTTCAATCACACGTTCGAGTCGACCGGGAGTCACACGATCACCGCCGAGATCGACGCGAACGACCGGTTCGAGGCGAACGACGTCTTCCGGAAGACCGTCCGCGTGGTCGAACAGCCGGAGATCCTGTACGTCTCGCCGGGCGAGTATCCGTTCCGCGACTACCTCGGCGAACTCTACGACGTCGAGACGGCCGCAGAGGTGCCAGAAGACCTCTCGCCGTACTACGCGGTGGTCGTCCAGGACGCGCCAGCCGAGTCGGTCGGCAACGTCGACCGCCTCCAGCAGTTCGTCATCGAGGGCGGCGGCCTGTTCGTCGTCGGCGGCCCCAACGCCTTCGAGAGCGGCGGGTACGAGGGTTCGAATCTCGCGTCGATGCTCCCGGTCACGACGGGCGAGGGCCAGGCGCGCGCGACGAACATCGTCCTCGCGGTCGACGTCTCGGGGAGCGCCAGGGAGGGAATGGCGATCCAGAAGTCCGCCGCGCTCTCGGTGCTCGAACAGCTCGGCGACGAGAACGACGTCGGCATCGTCGGGTTCAACTACCAGGCGTACCGCGTCGCCGACGTCGAACCGCTCTCGGAGAACCGCGGCGAACTGGCGGACAAGATCCGGCGGCTCCGCGCCGGCGGTGCGACCGACATCGCCGCCGGCGTCCGCGGGAGCGGCGAACTCCTCGGCGAGCGGCCCGGGACGGTCATCCTCGTCAGCGACGGACACGACAGCCCCGACGAGGCGGCCGGCGTCGCCGCCCAACTCTCCGAGCGGGGCGTCCGCGTCGTCACCGTCGGCGCGGGCGAGCGCGTCAACGAGCGGACGCTGCAGACCATCGCCGGCGCGGGCAGCGGCAGCTACTTCCGCGCGACCGAGACGACGCGGCTCGGCATCCTCTTCGGGGGCTCCGGTGCGGCCGGGGCGTCCGAACTGATCGTTCTCGACCGGCGCTCGTTCGTCACCAGCGGCGTCACGCTGACGTCGTCGCCGGCGGCGTTCAACGACGTCGCCGTCCGGCCGGGCGCTGACTTCCTCGTCGCCGGCGGCAACGGCCAACCGGCGCTCGCGACGTGGCGGTACGGGCTCGGCCGGGTGGCGACGCTCACCGCCCACGGCGCGGACGGGACGCTCGACGGACTGCTGCGCGAGCCCGACTCGCTGCTCCTGACACGGACGACGAACTACGCCGTCGGCGACCCCGAGCGGAAGGCGACCGGCGTGACGGGGATCCCGGACACGCGCGTCGGAGAGTCGACGACCGTGACCTACCGCGGCAGCGAGCGCCCGGAGACCGAGGGCGCGACGTTCCGGCGCGTCGGCGAGGAGACGTTCCAGGCGACGGTGACGCCCGAGGAGCGCGGCTACTACGAGGTCCTCGGCGCGACCTACGCCGCGAACTACCCGCGGGAGTACGCCGCGTTCGGACCCGACCCCGCGCTCGAGACGCTCGTCGAAGACACCGGCGGCCGGGAGTTCACCGCCGCCCAGGGGGCCGACATCGCGCGGTTCGCGAGCCAGCGCGCCCGCGGGGTGCAGCCAGTCGAAACCGACTGGACCTGGCTGTTCCTCCTGACCGGACTGCTCGTCTTCACGGCCGAAGTGAGCTATCGGCGGCTTCAAGTTCGTCGCCGAACGACCACGGCTGACGGAGGCCTCCCGTGA
- a CDS encoding response regulator transcription factor gives MSADLPMVLVVEDEPDLADLYATWLRDEYRVRVAYGGREALEELDEEVDVVLLDRRMPDLSGDEALEAIRERDVGCRVAMVTAVEPDFDIVAMGFDDYLVKPVSRDSLKETVENLLRRNTYDDGIQELFALASKKALLESEKDAATLEEHEEYQELTERVRNLRAQLDETLTSFDEEHDFTAMYRDLGDDFDAETSSSE, from the coding sequence ATGAGTGCTGACCTGCCGATGGTGCTCGTCGTCGAAGACGAGCCGGACCTCGCCGACCTGTACGCAACGTGGTTGAGAGACGAGTATCGCGTTCGCGTCGCCTACGGCGGCCGCGAGGCGCTCGAAGAGCTCGACGAGGAGGTCGACGTCGTCCTGCTCGACCGGCGGATGCCCGATCTCTCAGGCGACGAGGCGCTGGAGGCGATCCGCGAGCGCGACGTCGGGTGTCGCGTGGCGATGGTCACCGCGGTCGAACCGGACTTCGACATCGTCGCGATGGGCTTCGACGACTACCTGGTCAAGCCGGTCTCGCGGGACTCGCTGAAGGAGACCGTCGAGAACCTACTCCGCCGAAACACCTACGACGACGGCATTCAGGAGCTGTTCGCACTCGCCTCGAAGAAGGCGCTCCTGGAGTCGGAGAAGGACGCGGCCACCCTCGAAGAGCACGAGGAGTACCAGGAGCTCACGGAGCGCGTCCGCAACCTTCGCGCCCAGCTCGACGAGACGCTCACGTCGTTCGACGAGGAGCACGACTTCACGGCGATGTACCGGGACCTCGGCGACGATTTTGACGCCGAAACTAGTAGTTCCGAGTAA
- a CDS encoding vWA domain-containing protein yields the protein MALSDVFLSPLGLAAIVAAVPVILLYLVRPDPRRVTLPTIRFLTDSDGTSSSTPLLERLKRSALLLLQLLAIVLFATALATPYVPVSESETVEETVLVVDASASMNVESGGTTRFDRAVSAAREETTSTTSVVVVDGRSSIALRTGTRGDAADALSDLRATDAPGDLRTAISRGASLAGENARIVVLSDFAGGVDWETAVRSARARGLTVDLRQFDRGGENNVGIVDREFSGEEVTVSVQNFGTEDVTRRVSLGEARERVALAPGDVRSVTLPVPAGGGEIRLSPGDSFPVDDAAYVAAPEDAAVDVLLVTNDENRYLTTALSVIDPVELTVVAPPDSVPDPGEDAYDVVLYSNVDADAIREAHVAAGRDALAAGGGVGIQADGSMPVDAYGDLLLLAPDGMGTNPSLATPVADDLTRDISFPPPERYVRGDLRSGRALVSTADGTPIVATGEQDGGQVLYYGYVESGSSFKYDFEYPIFWKRSVYALADRQSLPELNRETGERLSFGNETVIDTPRGQVTASSVDTADAGFYDADGTRYSASLLDPAESAVSATAIEAEADGGPTTREEERTAPGPLTRWVALGIVAVALGEVAFLRQRGDL from the coding sequence ATGGCTCTCTCGGACGTCTTCCTCTCCCCGCTCGGACTCGCCGCCATCGTCGCCGCGGTGCCCGTCATCCTCCTGTATCTGGTCCGCCCGGATCCGCGACGCGTGACGCTGCCGACGATCCGGTTCCTGACCGATTCGGACGGGACGTCGTCGTCGACGCCGCTCCTGGAACGACTGAAGCGCAGCGCCCTGCTACTCCTCCAACTGCTCGCGATCGTCCTCTTCGCGACGGCGCTCGCGACGCCGTACGTGCCGGTCTCGGAGTCCGAGACCGTCGAGGAGACCGTCCTCGTCGTCGACGCCAGCGCGAGTATGAACGTCGAGAGCGGCGGCACGACGCGCTTCGACCGCGCCGTCTCCGCGGCGCGCGAGGAGACCACCTCGACGACCTCGGTCGTCGTCGTCGACGGGCGCTCCTCGATCGCGCTCAGGACCGGCACTCGGGGCGACGCGGCGGACGCGCTCTCGGACCTCCGCGCGACCGACGCGCCCGGCGACCTCCGAACGGCGATCTCACGCGGGGCCAGCCTCGCCGGGGAGAACGCCCGGATCGTCGTCCTGAGCGACTTCGCCGGCGGGGTCGACTGGGAGACCGCAGTGCGATCGGCCCGCGCCCGGGGACTGACGGTCGATCTCAGGCAGTTCGACCGCGGCGGCGAGAACAACGTCGGCATCGTCGATCGGGAGTTCTCCGGCGAGGAGGTGACCGTCTCGGTGCAGAACTTCGGCACCGAGGACGTCACCCGACGGGTCTCGCTGGGCGAGGCGCGAGAGCGGGTCGCGCTCGCGCCCGGCGACGTTCGGAGCGTCACGCTGCCGGTGCCCGCCGGCGGCGGCGAAATCCGGCTCTCGCCGGGCGACTCGTTCCCGGTCGACGACGCCGCCTACGTCGCCGCGCCCGAAGACGCCGCCGTCGACGTGCTGCTGGTGACGAACGACGAGAACCGCTATCTGACGACGGCGCTGTCGGTGATCGACCCGGTCGAGCTGACTGTCGTCGCGCCGCCGGACTCCGTCCCCGATCCAGGGGAAGATGCCTACGACGTCGTGCTCTACAGCAACGTCGACGCCGACGCGATCCGCGAGGCCCACGTCGCCGCCGGCCGCGACGCGCTCGCCGCGGGCGGCGGCGTCGGGATCCAGGCCGACGGGTCGATGCCGGTCGACGCCTACGGCGACCTGCTGCTACTCGCTCCGGACGGAATGGGCACGAACCCGTCGCTCGCGACGCCCGTCGCCGACGACCTCACCCGCGACATCAGCTTCCCGCCGCCGGAGCGGTACGTCCGCGGCGACCTCCGATCGGGGCGGGCGCTCGTCTCGACGGCCGACGGCACGCCGATCGTCGCGACCGGGGAACAGGACGGCGGCCAGGTGCTCTACTACGGGTACGTGGAGTCGGGATCGTCGTTCAAGTACGACTTCGAGTACCCCATCTTCTGGAAGCGCAGCGTCTACGCGCTCGCGGATCGGCAGTCGCTGCCGGAGCTGAACCGCGAGACGGGCGAGCGACTCTCCTTCGGCAACGAAACGGTGATCGACACGCCGCGGGGACAGGTGACGGCGTCGAGCGTCGACACCGCCGACGCGGGCTTCTACGACGCCGACGGCACCCGGTACAGCGCCTCGCTGCTCGACCCCGCCGAGTCCGCGGTGTCGGCCACGGCGATCGAAGCCGAGGCGGACGGCGGCCCGACCACGCGGGAGGAAGAGCGCACGGCCCCGGGGCCGCTGACTCGGTGGGTCGCGCTCGGAATCGTCGCCGTCGCGCTCGGAGAGGTGGCCTTCCTCCGACAGCGGGGTGATCTGTGA